Genomic window (Bacteroidota bacterium):
TTAGATTTGCACTTTTCATTAATCTGCAATTTCGTATTAGCATTCAATTTTAAAGGATTTTAATAAGAAATTCTTTAATGGAAATAATTTTACTGAGTCTAATTGCCAATGTTCAGTATTTAAAAAGTCCCTATTTCTATCTTTAATTTTCTCTTTTTCTGAGTTTGATGTGCCTACTAATGTTTCAATATAACAATAAATTTTTGATTTCTTTGCAGGAATAGTTAAAGGTTTCAATCTACTATTACTTTTTGTTTTTAGGCATTTTTCATATTCTCGCCAACATTCAAAAATGTCAGAATTCTTTTCAGTAATTATTTGTTCGAGCAAATCTTCTAATTCTCCTTTGCTTTTGTTATCAGGAAAAAGAAAAAGGTCAAAATCAAGATTATATTTTGTTTTCCATTCTTCAATTTCATTTCGTCTTTTCTCTGGATTTTCATCAGCATCAAAAATAATAATATTTTTCTCTTGGTTTGCTCTATTTATTTTAATAGCATTTCTAATCCTTTCTCCTTCTGTTTTCTCAGAGGAAATCTGTGTCCAGCCCCCTGTTATTTCAATTCTAATATTTGTATGTATCGGACTATTTATTAATTTACAGTAATCGTTTATAAACTTTTTATCTGCCTCGCCTTCGACCCATATGTTTGTATTTGACATAAAGTTAATTTCTTATTTCATTTTCAAATTCTAAGGCATTTTTAAAACTTTCATAAGAATAGGAATATGCTTTTATTCCTTCATTTTTTGTATGGACAAGTGAATAAGCCTTTGATTTGCCTTGCAAAGAATGTAGTTTTTCATTTTCTAAGGCTTCGCTAAAATGTTTTATTGTTTCAATATTATGTGTAGTTATAAATAATTGAATATTTAAATCTTTACATAAAGATAAAATGCTAAGCCACAAAGAAATATGTGCTGAAAAATGTAATCCGTTTTCAATTTCATCAATCAGAATAATGCTATTAGGTTTTTCTGCAACTGTCGTAACTATATTCAAATATCTTCGAATTCCATCTCCTGCTATATTACTTGGTACTAATTCTTCAAAATCAGCATGATTTAGATATAAACCGTCTGGAAGTGGCAATATAGAAATAATTCTATCATCAATTTTTTGAAGTGCGGATAAAATTGCATTCTCTTTTTTTCGTATTACTATTTCAGAAAACCTTTGTAAGGCATTTTTTTCTTTACTATCTGAAGTAATATAAACAGCATTCATTTTTTCTTGGTAACCTTTTTCTTGTTTTGTTTCAATTTCGCGCTCATTAACAAATGAAAAACTGCTTCTTCCGGTTTGAATTTTTTTTTGTTTTTCTTTTATTGTGAAAATTAAATCAACACCGGATAGGAATGGTGTTGCTGTTGATGTATTCATTATTACTAATTCATCTTCCGATTTTTTTTGTATTTTGTCATTCTTTAAATTTTGGTTGTATTTTGGTTTTATTTCGAGTTTACGTTCTACTTTACTGTCAGTTGTAATTGTCAAAACAGGAACTTTGTCAAGTTTTAATCTGTGAAATATATATTTTAAGTCATTTACAGAATTATTTAAGCCTCTAAAACTATTTATGTTTGTTGGAAGTAAAGGATTTGACATACCAATTGATAAGAAAATACTTTCGAGAAGACTGGACTTTCCACAATTATTTCTACCAACAATTAAATTTATTTGTCCAAAATTTGAAATTTCAAGTTTATCAAAACCTCGAAAATTTTCAATCTTTATATTTTTAATATGTCCCATACTTTTTTATTTGATAGAATTATTTTTCAAATTTATAGCTTTTTTCAAACATGAAAACGCTTAATTGTTTAATTTTTATTTAATGAGCATATTTGCTTGAACCAAATTTGCATATATAAATTTATTTGGTTTATATTTAACAATTCGTAATTCATAATTATATTTATCTATTTAAGCAATTCACTAATAATATCCTCAATTGAAATATTTTCGGCTTCGGCTTTATAGTTTTTAATTAATCTATGTCGAAGAATTGGAGCAGCTACAGCCTTTATGTCTTCAATATCGGGCGAGTATTTTCCGTTTAGAACTGCATGAGTTTTTGCACCAATTATTAAATATTGTGAAGCACGAGGACCTGCTCCCCAGTTAATATATTTGTTGACAATTTCGTGAGCCAATTCAGTATTTGGTCGGGTTTTTGCCGATAAACGAACGGCATATTCAAGTACATTGTCGTTTACCGGAATTTTACGAATTAGTCCCTGAAAGAAAAGTATCTCTTCAGCAGTTAGAATTTTCTTCAATTTCACATTTATATCAGATGTTGTATTTTTCACAACCGTCAATTCGTCGTTGAAAGCCGGATAATCTAACCAGATATTAAACATGAATCTGTCTAACTGAGCTTCTGGCAAAGGATATGTACCCTCCTGTTCAATAGGGTTTTGAGTGGCAAGTACAAAAAATGGTTTTTCTAATTGATAGTTTGTTCCAGCGGCTGTAATTGCTCTTTCTTGCATTGCTTCGAGCATTGCTGCCTGAGTTTTTGGAGGTGTCCGGTTTATTTCGTCGGCGAGAATAATGTTGGCAAACAATGGACCTTTTACAAATTTAAAGTGACGATCTTCTGTCAATATTTCTGTTCCAATAATATCGGAAGGCATCAAATCCGGAGTAAATTGAATACGTTTATATTTTAATCCAAGAGTTTGCGAAATTGTATTCACCAAAAGAGTTTTTGCCAATCCGGGAACACCAACAAGCAAAGCATGGCCATTACTGAAAATTGTAATTAATACTTCTTTCACTACTTGATCTTGCCCGAATATTACTTTTTTGATTTCTGAACTTAAATTTTCATAAGCCTTCCTCAACGAGTCAACCGCTTCTACATCACTATTATAATTCATCTTTAATATTTATTTCTTGTTTATTTTAAAAATTAATAACTAAAATTTTGATAATCAATTGTTTTCAAATATCATTTATTTGAGCCAAAGAAATAAAAAGTTTTTCAATTAATCTGAATTTTTTGTTGAAAGAATTGATGACAGGTTCTGTAATTTTCAACAGAATATTTTAATACTGAAAGGATTTAAAATACCGATTAATGAAAATTTATATCTTCTTCAAAATTCATTTAACTATAACAAAATATATGCACTTGAAACATAATTTTATTTGATATTACTCATATAATTTTATATCAACTGATATAGTATGTTCTATATAAATGCTTATTAATCATTAATTAAGACAAAACTTTTTTTATTTCAATAATTGAATTTTAAAAGCTCATTCCAACATATCTACATAATTAGATAATTGTTTTTGTATTTTTGCGGGCTTTAAGAATGATATTCTTTTTGTTATTGATATAAATTGGAAATTCGATAGTAATTATATGAAAACTACTCGTAGAAAATTTTTAAAAATATCTTCTGTTGGTGCCGGTAGCTTAGCATTAAGTTCGCCTGTTTTCAACTTTTTTCAAAACTCGGATAAAGAAAAATCCATAAATGCTGAAAATGCAAATAAGCGATTTCCTACATATTGCGAAATTTGTTTTTGGAAATGTGCAGGTTGGGTTCATACAGACGATAAAGGTGAAATAAAGAAAATCACTGGAAATGATGACGATCCGCATTGTAACGGCAGATTTTGCCCGAGAGGAACCGGTGGTGTAGGAATGTATTCGGACGAAGACAGGTTGAAAGAGCCATTAATGAGAGTTGAAATTGATGGAAAACAACAGTACAAAAGGGTAAGTTGGGATACTGCACTTGATTATATTGCAAAAAAACTTAAAAAGATTGAAAAAGAACATGGGCCAGAATGTGTTGCATTGTTTACTCATGGTTCGGGCGGAAAACTTCTTGGACAATTTTTGAAGGCATATGGTTCAAAAAATATTACTGCTCCATCTTTTGCTCAATGTAGAGGTCCGCGTGAAGTTGCATTTTTATCAACTTTTGGCGATATTATTCAATCGCCTGAACGAGTGGATATTCGCGATACTAAGTGTTTAGTTTTAATTGGCTCGCATATTGGCGAAAATATGCACAATGGGCAGGTTCAGGAATTTTCCGATGCTATCGATAAAGGAGCCACAATAATTACTGTTGACCCAAGATTTTCGACTGCTGCAAGTAAATCGAAATATTGGTTGCCAATAAAACCCGCAACAGATATGGCACTGCTGCTTACTTGGATAAATATAATTATTCAAGAAGAATGGTATGACAAAAAATATGTTGAGAAATATACATTTGGTCTGGATTATTTAAAGGATCATGTAAAAACTTTTACACCCGAGTGGGCATACGGAATTACAAATATTAAACCTGACGAGATAAGAAAAACCGCCAAAGAAATGGCAAATGCTTCACCCGCAGTTATTGTTCATCCGGGCAGACATGTAACATGGTATGGCGACGATACTCAGCGACTTCGGGCAGTAGCAATTTTGAATGCGCTCTTGGGTTCCTGGGGTAGGAGAGGAGGATTCTATTTCCCTGAAAAATTTAGTATTCCAAAATATCCAATTCCTGAATTTCCGAAACCTAAAAGAACTTGGCGCGAAGCATTTCCTGGAAAGTATAATTTAGCACACGAAGTACTGTCTTCCGGAATTTGCGATGCCAGCATTCCTTCTCCCGAACGAGATTGTTCATTTAAAGCATGGATAGTGAACGGGACAAATCTTATTACAACCTTACCAAATCAGGAAAATACTATCAAAGCAATTGATTCGTTGGATTTGCTTGTTGTGATTGACACAATGCCAATGGAAATAACCAGTTACGCCGATATTGTTTTGCCGGAGTGTACTTATCTCGAACGCTACGATATGTTAAGAAGTTCGCCACATCGCGAACCCAATATTGCTCTACGAATGCCGGCAGCCGAGCCAAAATACAATTCGAAACCAGATTGGTGGATAGCTAAAAAACTTGCCGAAAAAATGGGTTTGAACGCATATTTTCCATGGAATAATATTGAAGAACTACTCGACTGGCAATTGAAAAAAATTGGATCTTCGCTCGAAGAGATGAAGAAAATCGGAGTGAAAAAATTCAAAAGAGAGTTTGATGATTTATTCCTTGCAGATGGTGAAGACATGGAGTTTAATACAAATACCGGAAAAATTGAATTATATTCTACTTCACTTGAAGAAGAAGGTTTCGACCCAATGCCGAATTTTACAAAACATCCGGAACCACCGGAAGGTTTCTATCGATTGAATTATGGTAGAGCTCCAATGCACACGTTTAGCCGTACTACAAACAATCCCAATCTGTCGGAATTGATGAAAACAAATTCTCTGTGGGTGAATCCGAAAGTTGCCAAAATTTGGGATATTCAAAACGGACAAGAAGTTTGGTTACAAAATCAAGATGGGATAATTTCAGACTTTTCTATAGAAGTTAGAGTTACAGAAAGAATAAGATGGGATTCGGTGTATATGGTTCACGGTTTTGGTCATACTAAAAAGAAACTTTCACGAGCTTTCGGAAAAGGAATTAGCGATACTCAGCTAATTACAAATATTATGCTCGATCCAATTATGGGAGGCACCGGGATGAGAGGAAATTTTGTTACATTTTTATTAGAAAAACCTAGAACTGAGGAGGTAGAATCATGAGATATGCAATGGCTATTGATACAAAAAAATGTGTTGGTTGCAGCGATTGTGTAGTTGCTTGCCAAACCGAAAATAATGTTCCACTCGGATATTGCAGAGATTGGGTAACTGAAGTAACAAGCGGAACCTTTCCAAAACTTGAAATGGAAATTCGTTCAGAACGCTGCAATCATTGCGATAATTCGCCGTGTGTAAGATGTTGCCCAACAGGAGCAAGTCATTATAGCGATGGAGGAACTGTACTTGTAACACCAAACAAATGTATTGGTTGCGGTGCTTGCATAACTGCTTGCCCCTACGATGCCAGATTCCCTCACCCAGAAGGACATGTTGACAAATGCACTTTTTGTTTACCAAACAGAGTGAGCAAAGGAGAAAATCCGGCTTGTGTTTCTGTTTGCCCAACAAAATGTATGTACTTTGGCGATCTCGACGATCCAAATAGTGAAGTTTCTACAATTATTAAACAGCGAAAATGGAAGACTTTAATTCCTGAAGCAGGCACCAGTCCACGAATATATTATTTAATATAGTCTTTAAAAGAAAATTTGAAGAAAAAACCAAGTTCTGAAATACTATTTTTCATCCAAAAATTGAATCTAACAAACGACAAAAAAAAGAAGTAATATGAACGAAGAGATAATTATCAGTGGAAGAATGAACGAATGGATTGATCCACAACTTCATATTTGGCATTGGCAAATACCTATATATTTGTTTCTCGGAGGATTGGCAGCAGGACTTTTATTTTTTGCTGCACTTTTTACAATTCGAGGCGAGCAAGACAAATATCCTACTATCGTAAAAATTGCACCATTTATTGCTCCAATTGCTTTAGCTTTAGGATTGTTTGCTCTTTTTCTCGATTTGAAACATAAATTGTTTTTCTGGCGACTCTACACTACAATTCGGATAGAATCACCAATGTCGTGGGGTGCATGGGTTTTGATGGCAATCACCCCACTATCAATGGTTTGGTGTGCATTAAATATAAAAGCAATATTTCCGAAATGGGATTGGAAATATGAATGGATTAAAGAAATTGAAGAATATTTGAAAAAAAACATATTGACTATTTCTTGGATAATGATGGTTTTTTCAATTATACTTGGAGTATATACAGGAATTTTATTTTCTGCATTTAATGCTCGCCCACTATGGAATACTTCAATTCTCGGTCCACTATTTTTATCATCTGGTTTGTCAGCTGGGGCTGCCACAATTATACTTATGAGCAAATCGCACATAGAAAGGCTCACAATGGCAAAAATTGACCTGTTAATAATAATTGTTGAAATATTTCTAATAGTACATATGTTTATGGGATTTCTTGCAAGTACTCAGGTTCAGATAGATGCTGCAAGCTTGTTCCTTGGCGGAAAATATACAACTCCATTCTGGCTTTTTGTTGTTGTTCTGGGCTTAGTAGTTCCGGCAATTCTTGAATTTCTTGAAATTAAAAATTATAAAATGCCAACTTTTATTGCTCCGATTCTGGTAATTTTTGGGAGCTTAATGTTAAGATTTATAATTGCTTATGCAGGGCAAGAAAGCCGTTGGCTGTATTAATTGCATATTGATAATTGTTGATTGATTGTGTAAAATGTAAAAATAGTAAACAATAAATAATTTTGATAATGGAACAAAATATAACGAAAAAGAAAACTGCAAAATACATAAATCCCTATCTCGGAGGAGTTTTATTAGGAATTGTTGTGCTAATTGCAAATTTTGTGTCGGGGCGCGGACTTGGAGCCAGCGGAGCAGTAAAAAGTGTAATTGTTTCAGGGGTTGAGGCTATTACTCCTTCGCATGCCGAAAATGCTGCGTTTTATAAAGAATATTCTGAAACACATGAAGGTAATCCGCTGAATTCTTGGTTAGTATATCAGATGCTTGGCGTTTTGGTCGGAGGTTTTATTTCTGGTGTAATTTTCAGACGACTGAAGCTAAAAGTTGAACATTCTCCGAAAATTAGCTCAAAACGGCGGCTAATTTTTGCAATTATTGGAGGAATTCTCTTCGGATTTGGTTCACAGCTTGGAAGAGGCTGTACTAGTGGTTCGGCACTAAGTGGGATGGCTGTTCTGTCGCTCGGAGGATTTATTTCTATGATGGCAATATTTGGAACTGCTTTTGCCTTAGCTTTTTTTGTTAGAAAAAATTGGATATGAAAAATTGGCTATTAGCTATAGCCTTTAGCTATTAGCCAACAGCCAAATGCTAACAGCCAACAGCCAATAAAAATTAATAATTAATAAATATAAAATAAAAAATAATGGGACCTCTAATAGTAAACGAAATAATAACAGAAAATTCAAATCTATTTTTAGCCTTTCTAATTGGAATTAGCTTTGGTTTTGTCCTCGAAAGTAGTGGTTTTTCTTCAAGCCGAAAGTTAGCCGGCGTGTTTTATGGCTACGACACAG
Coding sequences:
- a CDS encoding MoxR family ATPase; amino-acid sequence: MNYNSDVEAVDSLRKAYENLSSEIKKVIFGQDQVVKEVLITIFSNGHALLVGVPGLAKTLLVNTISQTLGLKYKRIQFTPDLMPSDIIGTEILTEDRHFKFVKGPLFANIILADEINRTPPKTQAAMLEAMQERAITAAGTNYQLEKPFFVLATQNPIEQEGTYPLPEAQLDRFMFNIWLDYPAFNDELTVVKNTTSDINVKLKKILTAEEILFFQGLIRKIPVNDNVLEYAVRLSAKTRPNTELAHEIVNKYINWGAGPRASQYLIIGAKTHAVLNGKYSPDIEDIKAVAAPILRHRLIKNYKAEAENISIEDIISELLK
- a CDS encoding YeeE/YedE family protein; translation: MEQNITKKKTAKYINPYLGGVLLGIVVLIANFVSGRGLGASGAVKSVIVSGVEAITPSHAENAAFYKEYSETHEGNPLNSWLVYQMLGVLVGGFISGVIFRRLKLKVEHSPKISSKRRLIFAIIGGILFGFGSQLGRGCTSGSALSGMAVLSLGGFISMMAIFGTAFALAFFVRKNWI
- a CDS encoding 4Fe-4S dicluster domain-containing protein, with amino-acid sequence MRYAMAIDTKKCVGCSDCVVACQTENNVPLGYCRDWVTEVTSGTFPKLEMEIRSERCNHCDNSPCVRCCPTGASHYSDGGTVLVTPNKCIGCGACITACPYDARFPHPEGHVDKCTFCLPNRVSKGENPACVSVCPTKCMYFGDLDDPNSEVSTIIKQRKWKTLIPEAGTSPRIYYLI
- a CDS encoding AAA family ATPase, with translation MGHIKNIKIENFRGFDKLEISNFGQINLIVGRNNCGKSSLLESIFLSIGMSNPLLPTNINSFRGLNNSVNDLKYIFHRLKLDKVPVLTITTDSKVERKLEIKPKYNQNLKNDKIQKKSEDELVIMNTSTATPFLSGVDLIFTIKEKQKKIQTGRSSFSFVNEREIETKQEKGYQEKMNAVYITSDSKEKNALQRFSEIVIRKKENAILSALQKIDDRIISILPLPDGLYLNHADFEELVPSNIAGDGIRRYLNIVTTVAEKPNSIILIDEIENGLHFSAHISLWLSILSLCKDLNIQLFITTHNIETIKHFSEALENEKLHSLQGKSKAYSLVHTKNEGIKAYSYSYESFKNALEFENEIRN
- the nrfD gene encoding polysulfide reductase NrfD, which codes for MNEEIIISGRMNEWIDPQLHIWHWQIPIYLFLGGLAAGLLFFAALFTIRGEQDKYPTIVKIAPFIAPIALALGLFALFLDLKHKLFFWRLYTTIRIESPMSWGAWVLMAITPLSMVWCALNIKAIFPKWDWKYEWIKEIEEYLKKNILTISWIMMVFSIILGVYTGILFSAFNARPLWNTSILGPLFLSSGLSAGAATIILMSKSHIERLTMAKIDLLIIIVEIFLIVHMFMGFLASTQVQIDAASLFLGGKYTTPFWLFVVVLGLVVPAILEFLEIKNYKMPTFIAPILVIFGSLMLRFIIAYAGQESRWLY
- a CDS encoding molybdopterin-dependent oxidoreductase yields the protein MKTTRRKFLKISSVGAGSLALSSPVFNFFQNSDKEKSINAENANKRFPTYCEICFWKCAGWVHTDDKGEIKKITGNDDDPHCNGRFCPRGTGGVGMYSDEDRLKEPLMRVEIDGKQQYKRVSWDTALDYIAKKLKKIEKEHGPECVALFTHGSGGKLLGQFLKAYGSKNITAPSFAQCRGPREVAFLSTFGDIIQSPERVDIRDTKCLVLIGSHIGENMHNGQVQEFSDAIDKGATIITVDPRFSTAASKSKYWLPIKPATDMALLLTWINIIIQEEWYDKKYVEKYTFGLDYLKDHVKTFTPEWAYGITNIKPDEIRKTAKEMANASPAVIVHPGRHVTWYGDDTQRLRAVAILNALLGSWGRRGGFYFPEKFSIPKYPIPEFPKPKRTWREAFPGKYNLAHEVLSSGICDASIPSPERDCSFKAWIVNGTNLITTLPNQENTIKAIDSLDLLVVIDTMPMEITSYADIVLPECTYLERYDMLRSSPHREPNIALRMPAAEPKYNSKPDWWIAKKLAEKMGLNAYFPWNNIEELLDWQLKKIGSSLEEMKKIGVKKFKREFDDLFLADGEDMEFNTNTGKIELYSTSLEEEGFDPMPNFTKHPEPPEGFYRLNYGRAPMHTFSRTTNNPNLSELMKTNSLWVNPKVAKIWDIQNGQEVWLQNQDGIISDFSIEVRVTERIRWDSVYMVHGFGHTKKKLSRAFGKGISDTQLITNIMLDPIMGGTGMRGNFVTFLLEKPRTEEVES